From Bacillus basilensis, a single genomic window includes:
- a CDS encoding murein hydrolase activator EnvC encodes MKKKFAAFSVLAAGTIFVSPLLSPAYAETNQDKLSNIQSELEGKQNDLQNKSAEREQIEKEIQELQKKIDDLTTSINKNEAELNDTKKEINKTQQVIAEKKKHIEQLQTNIDTRQEVIKQRLQSMQEKPRTNIITEVLTTSTNIADLVDNMYSVSLILNNDTDIVKKQTTDQNAVTKEKEAVEKKEQQLKESEQKLAQKQQELQTNQQQQQTFINDLHTKVAKVDSEIEGLEESKGILENQRQAVQKAIEEEKRAEEARKAEEARKAEEARKQATTSAQKAQAAPTPHDTNIGGFIKPAAGSKTSGFGVRSIDNHKGIDIAASGTVPIIAAADGVVIRSELSSSYGNVVYLSHRINGKTYTTVYAHMSSRSVSNGQTVKQGTQLGFMGNTGQSYGQHLHFELHLGEWNVGKTNAVDPSPYIGL; translated from the coding sequence ATGAAAAAGAAATTTGCAGCGTTCAGCGTTTTAGCAGCAGGAACAATTTTTGTTTCTCCGTTACTTTCACCCGCATACGCTGAAACGAATCAAGATAAATTATCTAATATTCAATCTGAATTAGAAGGAAAACAAAATGACTTACAAAATAAATCAGCCGAGAGAGAACAAATAGAAAAGGAAATTCAAGAATTACAAAAGAAAATCGACGATTTAACTACTTCTATTAATAAAAACGAGGCTGAATTAAACGATACAAAAAAAGAAATTAATAAAACACAACAAGTAATCGCTGAAAAAAAGAAACATATAGAGCAATTACAAACAAACATAGATACACGTCAGGAAGTTATTAAGCAACGTTTGCAATCTATGCAAGAAAAACCTCGTACAAATATCATTACAGAGGTATTAACAACTTCTACAAACATTGCTGATCTTGTTGATAATATGTACTCTGTAAGTTTAATTTTAAACAACGATACCGATATTGTGAAAAAACAAACAACTGACCAAAATGCTGTGACGAAAGAAAAAGAGGCTGTTGAGAAAAAAGAGCAACAGCTAAAAGAATCTGAACAGAAATTAGCTCAAAAACAACAAGAGTTGCAAACGAATCAGCAACAGCAGCAAACCTTTATTAACGATCTACATACGAAAGTAGCAAAAGTAGATTCAGAGATTGAAGGATTAGAAGAATCTAAAGGTATTTTAGAAAATCAGCGTCAAGCTGTTCAAAAAGCAATTGAAGAGGAAAAACGTGCCGAAGAGGCTCGCAAAGCTGAGGAAGCCCGCAAGGCAGAAGAAGCTCGTAAACAAGCTACTACATCTGCTCAAAAAGCTCAAGCAGCTCCAACACCACACGATACAAATATTGGCGGCTTTATTAAGCCAGCAGCTGGATCAAAAACTTCTGGGTTTGGCGTGCGTTCTATAGATAACCATAAAGGAATCGATATCGCAGCTTCAGGAACCGTTCCGATTATTGCCGCTGCTGATGGCGTTGTTATTCGCTCAGAATTATCATCTAGTTATGGAAATGTTGTGTACTTATCTCACCGTATTAACGGAAAAACATACACAACAGTATATGCTCATATGAGTAGCCGTTCTGTATCAAATGGACAAACTGTAAAACAAGGAACTCAACTTGGATTTATGGGGAACACTGGTCAATCATACGGACAGCATTTACACTTCGAACTTCACCTTGGAGAATGGAATGTCGGCAAGACAAACGCAGTTGATCCATCTCCTTATATCGGATTATAG
- a CDS encoding sodium-dependent transporter, with protein sequence MKETQQWTSKIGFVLAAAGAAVGLGAIWKFPYVAGNGGGGAFFLVFLLLTLFIGMPLLLAEFVIGRSTQKEAVTAYKVLVPNSKLYPWIGRMGVVTCFSVLSFYSVVGGWILLYLYYSVTGSFWNGVVDYGKLFGETISNPASAIGAQFLFMLCTIFVVSKGVEKGIEKASKYMMPLLFILFIAIIVRALTLDGAFAGVEFFLKPDFSKLTADTILYAMGQSFFSLTVGASVMVTYSSYLKKEEHLAKSATSIVSLTVFITVLAGLAIFPAIFALGVKPTEGPGLLFIVLPAVFAKIPFGQFFFIMFLVLFFFATLTSAISMLEIVVASVAKDNEKKRPSASLLIGILIFAVGIPSALSFGVMSDVKIFGKTFFDLVDFSVSNVLLPLGVLAISLFVPNKMSKEMLMKELEVTETKGKTLFNIWFFLLRYVIPVTVIIVFLNAIGVFKMFA encoded by the coding sequence ATGAAAGAAACACAGCAATGGACGTCGAAAATAGGCTTTGTACTCGCAGCAGCCGGAGCCGCAGTAGGTCTTGGTGCAATATGGAAATTTCCATATGTTGCAGGTAATGGCGGGGGAGGCGCATTCTTCCTTGTATTTTTACTATTAACTTTATTTATAGGTATGCCGCTTCTTTTAGCTGAATTTGTTATTGGACGTAGTACGCAAAAAGAGGCAGTTACAGCTTATAAAGTACTCGTACCAAATAGTAAATTGTATCCTTGGATTGGTCGTATGGGAGTTGTAACTTGTTTTAGTGTACTCTCTTTCTATAGTGTTGTAGGTGGATGGATTTTACTGTACTTATACTATAGTGTTACAGGAAGCTTCTGGAATGGTGTTGTTGATTATGGGAAATTGTTTGGTGAAACGATTTCAAATCCAGCAAGTGCGATTGGAGCGCAATTTCTCTTTATGCTTTGCACTATTTTTGTTGTAAGTAAAGGTGTAGAAAAAGGGATAGAAAAAGCAAGTAAGTATATGATGCCGTTATTATTTATTTTATTTATTGCGATCATTGTTCGTGCATTAACACTTGATGGTGCTTTTGCAGGAGTAGAGTTCTTCTTGAAACCTGATTTTTCAAAGCTTACAGCAGATACGATTTTATATGCGATGGGACAATCTTTCTTCTCGCTAACAGTAGGTGCCTCGGTAATGGTAACGTATAGTTCGTATTTGAAGAAAGAAGAACATTTAGCTAAATCAGCAACATCTATTGTAAGTTTAACTGTTTTTATTACAGTACTTGCAGGATTAGCGATTTTCCCAGCGATTTTCGCATTAGGCGTTAAGCCGACTGAAGGACCAGGATTACTGTTTATCGTCCTTCCAGCAGTATTTGCGAAAATACCATTTGGACAATTTTTCTTCATTATGTTTTTAGTTTTATTCTTCTTTGCAACGTTAACATCTGCGATTTCCATGCTTGAAATTGTAGTAGCATCTGTTGCGAAAGATAATGAGAAAAAGCGTCCGTCAGCATCATTATTAATCGGTATTCTTATTTTTGCAGTTGGAATCCCGTCAGCGTTATCGTTTGGCGTTATGAGTGATGTGAAAATATTTGGGAAAACATTCTTTGACTTAGTCGATTTCTCAGTAAGTAACGTATTGCTGCCGCTAGGAGTACTAGCTATTTCGTTATTTGTACCAAATAAAATGAGTAAAGAAATGTTAATGAAAGAATTAGAAGTTACGGAAACGAAAGGGAAAACATTATTTAATATTTGGTTCTTCTTGCTTCGTTATGTTATTCCAGTAACTGTAATTATTGTATTTTTAAATGCGATAGGCGTATTTAAAATGTTTGCATAA
- a CDS encoding NAD(P)-binding protein, giving the protein MYPLTVRVEKKRVVVIGGGKVAGFKIIPLLKQGADIVVISPELDANLVKLVEEKKIRWYQREYEKSDIKDAFLVVAASSDAVLNEQIAEDSAENQLVNVITNPESGNVHFPAAIHRGLLNVAVSTGGASPKLAKKIRDDIANKYDEAYEAYLDFLYEVRVKVKALQIEKRQRNILLQEVLKSIYVQNEQKRELFLQELERRVYIG; this is encoded by the coding sequence ATGTATCCACTTACAGTGCGAGTTGAGAAGAAACGTGTTGTTGTCATTGGTGGAGGGAAAGTCGCGGGATTTAAAATTATTCCTTTACTAAAACAAGGTGCAGATATAGTTGTGATAAGTCCTGAATTGGATGCGAATTTAGTGAAACTTGTAGAAGAAAAGAAAATTCGTTGGTATCAAAGGGAGTATGAAAAAAGTGATATTAAAGACGCTTTTTTAGTTGTTGCAGCGAGTAGTGATGCTGTATTAAATGAACAAATTGCTGAAGATAGCGCAGAGAATCAATTAGTAAATGTTATTACGAACCCGGAAAGTGGTAATGTTCATTTTCCGGCAGCGATTCATCGTGGGTTACTGAATGTGGCTGTTTCTACCGGAGGGGCAAGTCCGAAACTTGCAAAAAAAATTCGTGATGATATCGCAAATAAATATGATGAGGCGTATGAAGCGTATCTTGATTTTTTATACGAAGTTAGAGTAAAAGTGAAAGCATTACAAATAGAGAAAAGGCAGAGAAATATATTGTTGCAAGAGGTATTAAAGTCGATATATGTTCAAAATGAACAAAAAAGAGAATTGTTTTTACAAGAATTAGAGAGAAGAGTTTATATAGGATAA
- a CDS encoding sirohydrochlorin chelatase — protein MKAVLYICHGSRLKAAKEEAVAFITSCMNRVEASIQEVCFLELASPTIDEGFRTCVKRGATEVIVIPVFLLAAGHVKTDIPFELEKLTNQFSNVKVTYGNPFGVSETLVKSVYSGSGIEQEDKNEVTLLLVARGSSDPEVLRDINWIASLFQTEEKIKKVEVCYLAAAEPKFEEKLKEVVERKEKNIVVLPYLLFTGLLMKHIEKEVRQYELDEIKISPYLGKNEAFQYMLIQKTKKLLKGDQYVSTYSAS, from the coding sequence ATGAAAGCCGTCTTATATATATGTCATGGAAGTCGCTTGAAAGCAGCTAAAGAAGAAGCGGTTGCATTTATTACGTCATGCATGAACCGTGTAGAGGCAAGTATTCAAGAAGTTTGTTTTTTAGAGTTAGCGAGTCCAACTATTGATGAAGGATTCCGTACATGTGTGAAGCGTGGTGCTACAGAGGTTATTGTTATTCCAGTTTTTTTATTAGCGGCAGGTCATGTGAAAACAGATATCCCGTTTGAATTGGAGAAGTTAACTAATCAATTTTCGAATGTTAAAGTGACCTATGGTAATCCGTTTGGTGTATCAGAAACACTTGTTAAATCGGTGTATAGCGGAAGTGGCATTGAACAGGAAGATAAGAATGAAGTGACGTTACTTCTCGTTGCAAGAGGGAGTAGTGATCCTGAAGTATTAAGAGATATAAACTGGATCGCTTCTTTATTTCAAACGGAAGAGAAGATTAAAAAAGTAGAAGTTTGTTATTTAGCGGCTGCAGAGCCAAAATTTGAGGAGAAGTTAAAGGAAGTTGTAGAACGAAAAGAAAAGAACATCGTTGTGCTGCCTTATTTATTATTTACAGGTTTACTTATGAAACATATTGAAAAAGAAGTGCGCCAATATGAGTTGGATGAGATAAAAATAAGTCCGTATTTAGGAAAGAATGAAGCGTTTCAGTACATGTTAATTCAGAAAACGAAGAAATTATTGAAGGGAGATCAATATGTATCCACTTACAGTGCGAGTTGA